Proteins encoded together in one Solanum lycopersicum chromosome 7, SLM_r2.1 window:
- the LOC101249282 gene encoding uncharacterized GPI-anchored protein At1g61900-like isoform X1, with amino-acid sequence MSLMIQVSIVLLLFSGIHKSQESDLLSTTHNHASPDITPSKAMLPLQAPSPFMPFTYTKMPKLSGHCAFNFSAADSILRTTATDCWSTLAPYLANVVCCPQFDASLVVLVGQASSQSQSLALNVTHARHCLSDVKQILESQGASEELLEICSVDPSNLTESSCPVIEVNEIENSLDTSSLLASCGKIDPTIECCNQVCQNAISAAAEVLAFRHKNVTTSNGAPNLSEKSINDCKSIILRWMASKFDPSSANRIIRVLSSCDINKSCPLVFPDIKNISKECGEETSNQTSCCNTLNSYLSRLQQQSFITNLQALNCATLLGKKLQEANITSNIFDICHVNLKDFSLQGQFLCSIFSFCNYFLLYLLVIDIVWVFNLFLLREPWIHLRHTDASVDEKESGCLFPSLPTDLTYDQTSGIGFICDLNDNVAAPWSSSYSNSASTCNKTAALPELPKATSSQLSKGIYMKDLVYVLLFASSMTIQLLI; translated from the exons atgaGTCTCATGATTCAAGTCTCAATAGTGTTGCTTCTCT TTTCAGGAATTCATAAATCTCAAGAGAGTGATTTATTAAGTACAACTCATAATCATGCCTCTCCAGACATCACTCCTAGCAAAGCTATGCTGCCTTTGCAAGCACCTTCACCATTCATGCCATTTACGTACACTAAGATGCCTAAATTATCAG GACATTGTGCATTCAACTTTTCAGCTGCAGATAGTATTTTGAGAACAACAGCAACAGATTGCTGGTCTACGCTTGCTCCATATCTTGCTAATGTAGTGTGTTGTCCTCAATTTGATGCCAGCCTAGTGGTTCTTGTAGGGCAGGCCAGTAGTCAGTCACAAAGTCTTGCACTCAATGTCACTCATGCTAGGCACTGCCTTTCGGATGTCAAACAGATTCTAGAAAGTCAAGGTGCCAGTGAGGAACTTCTTGAGATTTGTTCTGTGGATCCCTCCAATCTTACAGAATCATCTTGTCCTGTTATAGAGGTTAATGAAATCGAAAACAGTTTAGATACATCGTCTTTGCTGGCTTCTTGTGGAAAAATAGATCCTACTATTGAGTGCTGCAACCAAGTTTGCCAGAATGCTATATCTGCTGCAGCTGAAGTTTTAGCTTTCAGGCATAAAAATGTGACAACCTCCAATGGTGCCCCTAACTTGTCGGAAAAATCTATAAATGACTGTAAAAGCATTATATTACGATGGATGGCCAGCAAGTTCGATCCTTCTTCAGCTAATAGAATCATCAGAGTACTTTCAAGCTGTGATATAAACAAAT CATGTCCATTGGTGTTTCCGGACATAAAGAACATTTCCAAAGAATGTGGAGAGGAAACAAGTAATCAGACATCCTGCTGCAACACACTGAATAGTTACTTGTCGCGCTTGCAACAGCAAAGCTTCATCACTAATCTCCAAGCTTTAAATTGTGCTACATTGCTTGGCAAGAAGTTGCAAGAAGCAAATATCACCAgtaatatttttgacatttgCCATGTAAACCTCAAGGATTTTTCTCTTCAGGGTCAGTTCCTTTGCAGCATATTTTCATTCtgcaattattttcttttgtacttGTTGGTTATTGACATTGTTTGGGTGTTCAATTTGTTCTTACTGCGGGAACCCTGGATTCATTTGCGACATACTGATGCATCAGTGGATGAAAAAG AATCGGGATGCCTCTTTCCCAGCTTACCAACGGATTTAACATATGACCAGACTTCAGGAATTGGCTTCATTTGTGATCTTAATGACAATGTGGCCGCTCCTTGGTCCTCATCATATTCTAATTCTGCTTCTACCTGCAACAAGA CAGCTGCACTTCCAGAACTTCCCAAAGCAACATCCTCTCAGCTCAGCAAAG GAATCTACATGAAAGATTTAGTGTATGTCCTGCTTTTTGCTTCATCAATGACCATCCAGTTGCTAATTTAA
- the LOC101249282 gene encoding uncharacterized GPI-anchored protein At1g61900-like isoform X3, with the protein MLPLQAPSPFMPFTYTKMPKLSGHCAFNFSAADSILRTTATDCWSTLAPYLANVVCCPQFDASLVVLVGQASSQSQSLALNVTHARHCLSDVKQILESQGASEELLEICSVDPSNLTESSCPVIEVNEIENSLDTSSLLASCGKIDPTIECCNQVCQNAISAAAEVLAFRHKNVTTSNGAPNLSEKSINDCKSIILRWMASKFDPSSANRIIRVLSSCDINKSCPLVFPDIKNISKECGEETSNQTSCCNTLNSYLSRLQQQSFITNLQALNCATLLGKKLQEANITSNIFDICHVNLKDFSLQGQFLCSIFSFCNYFLLYLLVIDIVWVFNLFLLREPWIHLRHTDASVDEKESGCLFPSLPTDLTYDQTSGIGFICDLNDNVAAPWSSSYSNSASTCNKTAALPELPKATSSQLSKGIYMKDLVYVLLFASSMTIQLLI; encoded by the exons ATGCTGCCTTTGCAAGCACCTTCACCATTCATGCCATTTACGTACACTAAGATGCCTAAATTATCAG GACATTGTGCATTCAACTTTTCAGCTGCAGATAGTATTTTGAGAACAACAGCAACAGATTGCTGGTCTACGCTTGCTCCATATCTTGCTAATGTAGTGTGTTGTCCTCAATTTGATGCCAGCCTAGTGGTTCTTGTAGGGCAGGCCAGTAGTCAGTCACAAAGTCTTGCACTCAATGTCACTCATGCTAGGCACTGCCTTTCGGATGTCAAACAGATTCTAGAAAGTCAAGGTGCCAGTGAGGAACTTCTTGAGATTTGTTCTGTGGATCCCTCCAATCTTACAGAATCATCTTGTCCTGTTATAGAGGTTAATGAAATCGAAAACAGTTTAGATACATCGTCTTTGCTGGCTTCTTGTGGAAAAATAGATCCTACTATTGAGTGCTGCAACCAAGTTTGCCAGAATGCTATATCTGCTGCAGCTGAAGTTTTAGCTTTCAGGCATAAAAATGTGACAACCTCCAATGGTGCCCCTAACTTGTCGGAAAAATCTATAAATGACTGTAAAAGCATTATATTACGATGGATGGCCAGCAAGTTCGATCCTTCTTCAGCTAATAGAATCATCAGAGTACTTTCAAGCTGTGATATAAACAAAT CATGTCCATTGGTGTTTCCGGACATAAAGAACATTTCCAAAGAATGTGGAGAGGAAACAAGTAATCAGACATCCTGCTGCAACACACTGAATAGTTACTTGTCGCGCTTGCAACAGCAAAGCTTCATCACTAATCTCCAAGCTTTAAATTGTGCTACATTGCTTGGCAAGAAGTTGCAAGAAGCAAATATCACCAgtaatatttttgacatttgCCATGTAAACCTCAAGGATTTTTCTCTTCAGGGTCAGTTCCTTTGCAGCATATTTTCATTCtgcaattattttcttttgtacttGTTGGTTATTGACATTGTTTGGGTGTTCAATTTGTTCTTACTGCGGGAACCCTGGATTCATTTGCGACATACTGATGCATCAGTGGATGAAAAAG AATCGGGATGCCTCTTTCCCAGCTTACCAACGGATTTAACATATGACCAGACTTCAGGAATTGGCTTCATTTGTGATCTTAATGACAATGTGGCCGCTCCTTGGTCCTCATCATATTCTAATTCTGCTTCTACCTGCAACAAGA CAGCTGCACTTCCAGAACTTCCCAAAGCAACATCCTCTCAGCTCAGCAAAG GAATCTACATGAAAGATTTAGTGTATGTCCTGCTTTTTGCTTCATCAATGACCATCCAGTTGCTAATTTAA
- the LOC104648480 gene encoding uncharacterized protein: MGNCMRISRAHVVVHDDEEKRVEELALKAKEQSNVINKRRKSVRFKVVDDEEKKEEEGKEMMMKKGHVVRIRVVVTQEELKQILNGKLDFSSKDEFLRKIKSASRNSSSNNKRRLYEDGSNFSYGKISSNSSSRSTSWRPVLESIQEEH; encoded by the coding sequence ATGGGAAATTGCATGAGAATTAGTAGAGCACATGTTGTAGTTCATGATGATGAAGAGAAAAGAGTTGAAGAGTTAGCACTAAAAGCAAAGGAACAAAGCAATGTTATTAATAAGAGAAGAAAGAGTGTTAGATTTAAAGTTGTAGATGATgaagagaaaaaggaagaagaggGTAAAGAAATGATGATGAAGAAAGGTCATGTGGTGAGGATTAGGGTAGTGGTGACACAAGAAGAATTGAAGCAAATCTTGAATGGGAAATTGGATTTTTCATCAAAAGAtgaatttttaaggaaaataaaatcaGCAAGTAGAAATAGTAGCAGCAACAACAAAAGGAGATTATATGAAGATGGATCTAATTTTTCTTATGGAAAAAttagtagtaatagtagtagtagaagcACAAGTTGGAGGCCTGTTCTTGAGAGCATTCAAGAAGAACATTAA
- the LOC101253395 gene encoding protein DETOXIFICATION 40, whose amino-acid sequence MASSENDVNQPFIEKSRASDSESSIELESVLLDHSLPRWNRLRQATWIEMKLLFSLAAPAVMVYMINYLMSMSTQIFSGHIGNLELAAASLGNTGIQIFVYGLMLGMGSAVETLCGQAYGARKYDMLGVYLQRSTILLVLTGVLLTFVYVFSKPILLFLGQSPEIASAAAIFVYGLIPQIFAYAVNFPIQKFLQAQSIVAPSAYISAATLVLHLVMSWVATYKLGLGLLGVSLVLSLSWWMIVIGQFVYILKSENCNTTWNGFSWKAFSGLPEFFKLSAASAVMLCLESWYFQIIVLLAGLLENPELTLDSLSICMTICGLVFMISVGFNAAASVRVSNELGAGHPKSASFSVRVVTTCSFITSVIAAILVLTFRDVLSYAFTGGEVVAEAVSDLCPLLALTLALNGIQPVLSGVAVGCGWQTFVAYVNVGCYYIVGVPLGALLGFYFKLGAKGIWLGMMGGTVMQTVILIWITIRTDWNKEVEAAQGRLNKWGDKKEPELKE is encoded by the exons ATGGCATCCTCTGAAAATGATGTTAACCagccatttatagaaaaaagcaGAGCTTCAGATTCTGAATCCAGCATTGAATTGGAGAGTGTTCTATTGGATCATTCGTTACCTCGATGGAATCGTCTGCGTCAGGCGACGTGGATCGAAATGAaactccttttctcccttgcTGCTCCTGCCGTTATGGTTTACATGATCAATTATCTCATGTCGATGTCTACACAGATCTTCTCTGGACACATTGGTAACCTTGAGCTTGCTGCTGCTTCACTTGGAAATACTGGAATTCAAATTTTTGTGTATGGACTTATG ttggGCATGGGAAGTGCAGTGGAGACACTTTGTGGTCAGGCATATGGAGCGAGGAAATACGATATGTTAGGAGTTTATCTTCAGAGATCGACGATTCTTCTCGTTCTAACAGGGGTATTGCTCAcatttgtttatgttttcagTAAGCCAATTTTGCTATTTCTAGGGCAATCACCGGAAATTGCATCAGCAGCTGCGATATTTGTGTATGGTCTGATACCACAAATTTTCGCGTATGCTGTGAATTTTCCGATCCAGAAATTCCTTCAAGCGCAGAGCATTGTGGCACCGAGTGCTTACATTTCTGCAGCGACATTGGTGTTGCATCTAGTGATGAGTTGGGTGGCTACTTATAAACTTGGGCTGGGTTTGCTAGGGGTGTCACTCGTATTGAGTTTGTCGTGGTGGATGATAGTGATAGGTCAATTTGTCTATATTTTGAAGAGTGAGAACTGTAATACAACATGGAATGGGTTTAGTTGGAAGGCGTTTTCGGGTTTGCCAGAGTTCTTTAAGTTATCAGCAGCATCAGCTGTGATGCTATGCTTGGAGTCATGGTATTTTCAGATAATCGTTCTGCTTGCTGGCTTGCTTGAAAATCCAGAATTGACTTTGGATTCGCTTTCTATTTG CATGACGATTTGTGGTTTGGTGTTCATGATATCAGTTGGATTCAATGCAGCCGCAAG TGTACGAGTTAGCAATGAATTGGGAGCAGGGCATCCAAAATCAGCATCATTTTCAGTGAGAGTTGTCACAACATGCTCTTTCATCACCTCAGTGATTGCTGCAATCCTTGTTCTCACATTTCGTGACGTCCTTAGCTATGCCTTCACTGGAGGAGAAGTTGTGGCTGAAGCTGTCTCTGATCTCTGTCCGTTGCTCGCGCTTACCCTTGCACTTAATGGAATTCAGCCTGTCTTATCTG GTGTGGCTGTTGGCTGTGGATGGCAAACTTTTGTGGCTTATGTCAATGTAGGCTGCTATTACATTGTGGGAGTCCCATTGGGTGCTCTTCTTGGGTTCTACTTCAAACTTGGTGCTAAG GGTATATGGTTAGGAATGATGGGTGGTACAGTTATGCAAACAGTAATTTTAATATGGATCACAATTCGAACTGATTGGAACAAAGag GTTGAAGCAGCTCAAGGCAGGTTAAATAAATGGGGAGACAAGAAAGAGCCAGAGCTGAAGGAGTAG
- the LOC101249282 gene encoding uncharacterized GPI-anchored protein At1g61900-like isoform X2, with protein MSLMIQVSIVLLLFSGIHKSQESDLLSTTHNHASPDITPSKAMLPLQAPSPFMPFTYTKMPKLSGHCAFNFSAADSILRTTATDCWSTLAPYLANVVCCPQFDASLVVLVGQASSQSQSLALNVTHARHCLSDVKQILESQGASEELLEICSVDPSNLTESSCPVIEVNEIENSLDTSSLLASCGKIDPTIECCNQVCQNAISAAAEVLAFRHKNVTTSNGAPNLSEKSINDCKSIILRWMASKFDPSSANRIIRVLSSCDINKSCPLVFPDIKNISKECGEETSNQTSCCNTLNSYLSRLQQQSFITNLQALNCATLLGKKLQEANITSNIFDICHVNLKDFSLQGQFLCSIFSFCNYFLLYLLVIDIVWVFNLFLLREPWIHLRHTDASVDEKESGCLFPSLPTDLTYDQTSGIGFICDLNDNVAAPWSSSYSNSASTCNKTALPELPKATSSQLSKGIYMKDLVYVLLFASSMTIQLLI; from the exons atgaGTCTCATGATTCAAGTCTCAATAGTGTTGCTTCTCT TTTCAGGAATTCATAAATCTCAAGAGAGTGATTTATTAAGTACAACTCATAATCATGCCTCTCCAGACATCACTCCTAGCAAAGCTATGCTGCCTTTGCAAGCACCTTCACCATTCATGCCATTTACGTACACTAAGATGCCTAAATTATCAG GACATTGTGCATTCAACTTTTCAGCTGCAGATAGTATTTTGAGAACAACAGCAACAGATTGCTGGTCTACGCTTGCTCCATATCTTGCTAATGTAGTGTGTTGTCCTCAATTTGATGCCAGCCTAGTGGTTCTTGTAGGGCAGGCCAGTAGTCAGTCACAAAGTCTTGCACTCAATGTCACTCATGCTAGGCACTGCCTTTCGGATGTCAAACAGATTCTAGAAAGTCAAGGTGCCAGTGAGGAACTTCTTGAGATTTGTTCTGTGGATCCCTCCAATCTTACAGAATCATCTTGTCCTGTTATAGAGGTTAATGAAATCGAAAACAGTTTAGATACATCGTCTTTGCTGGCTTCTTGTGGAAAAATAGATCCTACTATTGAGTGCTGCAACCAAGTTTGCCAGAATGCTATATCTGCTGCAGCTGAAGTTTTAGCTTTCAGGCATAAAAATGTGACAACCTCCAATGGTGCCCCTAACTTGTCGGAAAAATCTATAAATGACTGTAAAAGCATTATATTACGATGGATGGCCAGCAAGTTCGATCCTTCTTCAGCTAATAGAATCATCAGAGTACTTTCAAGCTGTGATATAAACAAAT CATGTCCATTGGTGTTTCCGGACATAAAGAACATTTCCAAAGAATGTGGAGAGGAAACAAGTAATCAGACATCCTGCTGCAACACACTGAATAGTTACTTGTCGCGCTTGCAACAGCAAAGCTTCATCACTAATCTCCAAGCTTTAAATTGTGCTACATTGCTTGGCAAGAAGTTGCAAGAAGCAAATATCACCAgtaatatttttgacatttgCCATGTAAACCTCAAGGATTTTTCTCTTCAGGGTCAGTTCCTTTGCAGCATATTTTCATTCtgcaattattttcttttgtacttGTTGGTTATTGACATTGTTTGGGTGTTCAATTTGTTCTTACTGCGGGAACCCTGGATTCATTTGCGACATACTGATGCATCAGTGGATGAAAAAG AATCGGGATGCCTCTTTCCCAGCTTACCAACGGATTTAACATATGACCAGACTTCAGGAATTGGCTTCATTTGTGATCTTAATGACAATGTGGCCGCTCCTTGGTCCTCATCATATTCTAATTCTGCTTCTACCTGCAACAAGA CTGCACTTCCAGAACTTCCCAAAGCAACATCCTCTCAGCTCAGCAAAG GAATCTACATGAAAGATTTAGTGTATGTCCTGCTTTTTGCTTCATCAATGACCATCCAGTTGCTAATTTAA
- the LOC101253701 gene encoding premnaspirodiene oxygenase-like, with protein sequence MDFQHLVSFFLFISFLFLLIQKWRKPKNRLPPGPWRLPIIGSVHHLTSGLPHQVLKKLSFKYGPIMYLQLGEVPTVVVSSSHMAKQILKTHDLAFASRPETMMGKIICYNCKDIAFSPYGDYWRHMRKLTVLELLSAKMVKSFSPIRQDELSNLLSSIRSMNLDSPINLVEKLLWFMNAATCRSAFGNVCKDQRELITLIHQAQSLSGGFELADLFPSKKYLHGISGMESKLMNARYKIDQVLDNIINVHRENRANGKSCNGESGAEDLIDVFLRVMESGQFPVPLTNDNIKAVILDMFVAGSDTSSSTVIWALSELMRNPNIMAKAQAEVREVMGKKTCDDDIDTDLENVSYLMLVIKETLRLHPPTPLLVPRECREETKIDEFTIPLKSKVMVNVWAIGRDPENWENPECFVPERFENSSIEFTGNHFEFLPFGAGRRICPGIQFGLALVTLPLAHLLYNFDWKLPQGISASDLDMTEANGISARREKDLYLIATPYVSPLH encoded by the exons ATGGATTTTCAACACTTGGTTTCCTTCTTTTTATTCATATCCTTCCTATTTCTTCTCATTCAAAAATGGAGGAAGCCGAAAAATCGGCTTCCTCCAGGCCCATGGAGGCTACCTATTATTGGAAGTGTTCATCACTTGACAAGTGGATTACCACATCAAGTTCTCAAAAAGTTGTCCTTTAAATATGGTCCTATCATGTACTTACAGCTCGGAGAAGTTCCTACTGTAGTTGTATCCTCCTCACACATGGCCAAACAAATCCTAAAAACACATGACCTCGCCTTTGCATCTAGGCCAGAAACCATGATGGGAAAGATTATTTGTTACAACTGTAAAGACATTGCCTTTTCACCATATGGTGATTATTGGAGACATATGCGTAAATTGACTGTCCTTGAGCTACTTAGTGCCAAGATGGTCAAGTCATTCAGCCCTATTCGACAAGATGAGCTTTCAAATCTTCTATCATCCATTAGATCAATGAACTTAGATTCGCCAATCAACTTAGTTGAAAAGCTTCTATGGTTTATGAATGCCGCGACATGTAGGTCAGCATTTGGGAACGTGTGTAAAGATCAACGTGAGTTGATAACATTGATTCATCAAGCACAATCATTATCTGGTGGATTTGAGCTTGCTGATTTGTTTCCTTCGAAAAAATATCTACATGGGATTAGTGGCATGGAATCTAAACTAATGAATGCTCGTTATAAGATTGATCAAGTCTTGGACAACATTATCAATGTTCATAGAGAGAATCGTGCTAATGGAAAAAGTTGCAATGGTGAGTCTGGAGCTGAAGATTTGATCGATGTTTTCTTAAGAGTCATGGAGAGCGGTCAATTTCCAGTTCCCCTAACAAATGACAACATAAAAGCAGTCattctt GATATGTTCGTAGCAGGATCTGACACATCATCTTCAACGGTTATTTGGGCATTATCAGAATTGATGAGAAATCCAAATATCATGGCAAAAGCACAAGCTGAAGTGAGAGAAGTCATGGGAAAGAAAACATGTGATGACGATATCGATACTGACCTTGAAAATGTTAGTTACCTAATGTTAGTGATCAAAGAGACGCTCAGGTTACATCCTCCAACTCCTTTGTTGGTCCCGCGAGAATGCAGGGAGGAAACTAAGATAGATGAATTTACTATACCGTTGAAAAGCAAAGTCATGGTTAACGTATGGGCAATTGGAAGAGATCCCGAGAATTGGGAAAATCCTGAATGTTTCGTACCAGAGAGATTTGAGAATAGTTCTATTGAGTTTACTGGAAATCACTTTGAGTTTCTCCCGTTTGGTGCTGGAAGACGGATTTGTCCAGGAATACAATTTGGTTTAGCTCTTGTTACTCTTCCATTAGCCCATTTGCTTTACAATTTTGATTGGAAACTTCCACAAGGAATTAGTGCAAGTGATTTGGACATGACTGAGGCAAATGGAATATCTGCTAGAAGAGAGAAAGATCTTTATTTAATTGCTACACCCTATGTATCTCCTCTccattaa